Genomic window (Limisphaera ngatamarikiensis):
CGGACGTGTTGCCGTTTCCGGTGGATGATCCGGAGCAGGCGGCCCGGGTGAACGAGGAGTTGCGGTTGCGGTATCGGTACCTGGATTTGCGCCGGCCGGAGATGCTGCGGAATTTGAAATTGCGTTCGAAGGTGGCGATGGCGACGCGGGCGTATTTGGAGGAGCAGGGTTTTCTGGAGGTGGAGACGCCCACGTTGTTCAAGTCCACGCCGGAGGGTGCGCGGGAGTTTCTGGTGCCGTGCCGGAATCATCCGGGTTTGTTTTACGCGCTGCCGCAGTCGCCGCAGCAGTTCAAACAGATCCTGATGGTGGCGGGCGTGGAACGGTATTTTCAGCTGGCGCGGTGTTATCGGGACGAGGATTTGCGGGCGGACCGCCAGCCGGAGTTTACCCAGATCGACATTGAGATGAGTTTTGTGGAGCGGGAGGACATTTACGAGCTGGTGGAGGGGTTGTTGGCGCGGATTTGGCGGGTGGCGCTGGGGGTGGAATTGCGCCGGCCGTTTCCGCGGTTGCGGTTTCGGGATGCGATGGACCGGTTTGGGACGGACAAGCCGGACACGCGGTGGGGTTTGGAGCTGGTGGATCTGAGTGATGTGTTTCGGGGGAGCGCGTTCAAGGTGTTCCAGCAGGCGGTGGCGGCCGGCGGGGTGGTGAAGGCGCTGAATGCCAGGGGGATGGCCGGCGTGACGCAGGGGCAGATGGAACAACTGACGCAGCTGGCGCGCGAGTTTGGTGCCAAGGGCCTGGCGTACATCAAGGTGGAGGGCGGCGAATGGAAATCGCCGATTGTGAAGTTCTTCAGTACGGCGGAGAAGGATGCGCTGCGGACGCGGCTGGGGGTGGAGGAGGGGGATCTGATCCTGTTTGCGGCGGACGAGTGGCAGGTGGCGTGTGAGATTCTGGGGCGGCTGCGGTTGCAGGTGATTGAATGGTTGCAGCGGGAGGGTCGGTTGTCGGTGGACCCCTTGCGGTTTGATTTCCTGTGGGTGGAGGACTTCCCGCTGTTGAGCTTCGACAAGGAGAACAACCGGTGGTACTCGACGCATCATCCCTTTACGGCGCCGGTGCCGGAGGACATTCCGTTGTTGAAGACCGATCCGCGTCGGGTGCGCGGCCAGCACTATGACGTGGTGGTCAACGGGGTGGAGCTGGGGGGTGGCTCGATCCGGATCCATCAACCGGAGGTGCAGAAGACGGTGTTTGAGGATGTGTTGCAGTTACCGCCGGATCTGGTGCGGGCGCGATTCGGTTACATGCTGGAGGCGTTCCGGTATGGTGCGCCGCCGCATGGCGGGATTGCGCTGGGGTTTGATCGGTTGGTGGCCCTGTTGTGCGGGACTTCCAGCATCCGGGACGTGATTGCGTTTCCGAAGACTGCCAAGGGCACGTGTTTGATGACGGATTCACCCGGGCCGGTGGACCCGCGGCAATTGCGGGAGTTGCACCTGGAGTTGCGGGTACCGGCGGGGAAGGGCTGAGAGGGGCCGGGGTCGTTTTGGAACGTGCGGCGGACGGGGGTTCAGGCCTTGCGGCGGAGGCGGGCCACGTAGGCGCCGTCCACGCCGTCCACGAAGGGGAGCAGGATGCGCTCGTGTTCGAGGGCGAAGCCGGGGACGGTTTGGAGGAAGGCGCGTACGACCTGTTCGTTTTCCTCGGGTTCGAGGCTGCAGGTGCTGTAGACGAGGAGGCCGCCGAGGCGGACGTGCGGTGCGGTCTGGCGAAGGAGCTGGAGCTGGGTGGCGGGCATGCGCTGGAGGTCGTCGCCCTGCAGGCGCCAGCGGAGGTCCACACGGCGGCGCAGTACGCCGGTGTTGGAGCAGGGGGCGTCCACCAGGACGCGATCGAAGCCGGCGCGGGCCCAGTCGGGGAGCGAGGCGTCGGTGGGTTGGATTTCGGCGCAGGTGACGCCGAGGCGCTGGCAGTTTTCGCGGAGCATTTCGAGGCGTTCGGGGTCGTTGTCGCGGGCCAGGATGCGGCCCTGGTTGCGGAGGAGCTGTGCGATGTAGGTGGTTTTACCGCCGGGTGCGGCGCAGGTGTCGAGGATGCGCTGGCCGGGCCGGACCTGGAGGGACCAGACGGCCAGAAGTGTGCTGGGGTCCTGGACGTAGAACCAGCCGTCCTGGAAGGAGGGCATTTTGGCCAGGGGCGGGTGCCGGCGGAGTTCGTACACCAGCTCGTCGTCGAACCAGTCACGGCGGAAGACGTCGCACTCGACGTTTTCCTCGGAGCGCCAGCGCCGGAGGATGTCGGCCGTGGTGGTTTTGAGGTGGTTGACGCGGCCGTAGTTGCGGGCGGGTGTGTTGTTCCAGTGGAGGAGCTGGCGGGTGCGGTCCGGTCCCCAGCGGTCGAGCCAGCGGCGCACGAGCCATTCGGGGTGGGACCAGCCGAGGTGGGGTGCTGTGATTTGGAGGTCCTGGAGGAGCTGGCGGGTGGCGGGGGCTTCGCGGAGGTAGCTGCGCAGGATGGCGTTGACGAAGCCGGCCTGGGCGGTCAGGCCGAGGCGTTTGGCGAGTTCGACCGTTTCGTGGACGGCGGCGTGATCGGGGATGCGGTCCAGCCAGAAGATCTGGTAGAGGCCGATACGGAGGATGTCCTGGAGTTTTTGGGGCTGGGGCGGGTTGTCGGTTTTGCGGGCGATGAGCCAGTCGAGGGTGGCGCGCCAGCGGACCACGCCGTAGACGAGTTCCTGGCAGAGGCGGCGGTCGGCGGCGGACAGGGGTTGTTCGGCCAGCTCGCGTTCCAGGAGGGTGTCGAGGAAGAGCCCCGTCCGCGCGTGCTGGGTCAGGATGCGTACGGCAATTTCTCTTGGTCTTTGAGCGCTCACTTCGTTTATTATGGGTCGTGCTGTCCCTGCGTTGGCGGTGACAGCGAGTCAAACCCGTTCTATGCGAGAAGAATTCGAGAAACTGGCCCTGGCGGGCAAGATCGAACCCCGGCACATCGAGCCCCTGGTGCGGTTGGCCACGTGCGGTTTTTGCTGGCACCGGAGCTGGGGATTCGGCCGGATTCGGTCCATGGACCCGGTGTTTGCCCGGTTTACGATCGATTTTGCGGGGCGACCGGGCCACACGATGGATCTGGCGTTTGCTTCGGAGGCGCTCAAGCCCATCCCGGCCACGCATATCCTGGCGCGGAAGGCGCTGGATCTGGAAGGGCTGCGTCAGTTGGCGGCCACGCAACCGCTGGAGTTGATCCGCATCGTGCTCCAGAGCTATGGGGGGCAGGCGACGGTGGAGCAGATTCAGCAGGTGCTGGTGCCGGACGTGATTCCCTCGGACTGGAAGGCTTGGTGGGACCAGGTCCGGCGTCAAATGAAAAAGGACGGCCATTTCAAGGTGCCGCTGAAGAAGACCGAGCCGGTGGTGTATGAGGAGACCGAGCGGACGCTGGACGAGCAGTTGCTGGAGACGTTTCGTGCGGCCAGGGGTTTGAAGGCGCGGTTGGGGGTGGTGGCCGAGGTGGTGAAGAGCCTGGGGGATCTGCAGGACCGGGAGGGATTGCTGCGGCAGTTGATTGAGGCGTTGAACGAGGACATCGCGTCGCATCAGCGGACCCAACCGGCGCTGGCGCTGGAGGCGATTTTTGTCCGGGACGATCTGCGGTCCCAGGTGGGGCTGGCTCCTGCGGAGGGCGAACTGACGGCGGTGGAGTTGTGGCGGACGCTGGAACAACCGGGCGCGGTGTTGGAGGCCCTGCCGGCGGCCAAGCACCGCCGGGCTCTGGAGGCGTTCCGGGAGGCGTGGCCGGACCGGTGGGTGCAAATTCTGCTCAACTCGCTCAACGAGGTTTCGGCCCGGGTGTGTCGGGAGCTGGTGGACCTGCTGGTGCGGGAAGGGCATCTCGAGGCGGTGAAGGACGTGCTGGCACGGCATATCAGCCACCACACTGCCAGCAGCGAACTGTTGCTCTGGCTGGCCAGGGAACGGAGCGACACCTTTGCGGATGTGCTGGGGCCGGAGGTGTTCCGCGCCATGCTGACGGCGCTGGAACGGGATCAGTTCAACGAAAAGCGCACCAGCCGGCTGCAGGATTTCATTCTGGAGGACGCGCAACTGATCGCCGATCTGACGGCTGCGGCCGATATTGAGGTGGTCAAGGACCTGACGCGGGCGCTGCAATTTTCCCCGGTGTTTGACGACATGGACAAGCGGTCGTTGCTGGCCCGCCTGGTCAAGAGTCACCCGGCCATTCAATCGCTCATTGTGGGCGAACAGAGCCGACAGGACACGGGTTTCTGGGTTTCCTGGGAAAGCCTGGAACGGCGCCGCGCGGAGTACGATGAACTGGTGCACAAACGCATCCCGGCCAACTCGCGCGAGATTGCCATCGCCCGGAGCTACGGCGACCTCAGCGAGAACCACGAGTACAAGGCGGCCAAGGAGATGCAGAAGATCCTCCTCCGTCGCAAGGAGGAGCTGGAAGCGCAGTTGGTACGCGCCCGCGGCACGGATTTTTCCAATTTCCCGGCCGACGCCGTGGGACCGGGTACGGTGGTGGATTTGATCGACCTGACCACGGGCCAGCGCGAGACGTTGACCGTGCTGGGTGCCTGGGACTCGGATCCGGACCGCGGGATCATCAGTTATCTCTCGCCCGTGGCGCAGGCTCTGATGGGGCATAAACCGGGAGAGGAGGTGGAGTTCGAGGTTCAAGGCACGGTGCATCGGCACCGCATTGAGGCCATTCGACCCTACCGGCGCGCCCAAGGGGCGGCGCCGGCCGGGGAATCGGGCGGGACACGGTCGGATCTCACCGCCGGCGCGCCGGTTGGAGGGGACACCGGTGGAACGGCCGAAAGCCCCGGGGCCGGGCCGGAAGCCTCGGCCCAACCCGCTCTGCAGGCTCCCGAGTCGGGACTGTCCCCGGCCGGTTCGGCACGCACGGATTCCGGTCCCTCAACGGAGCCGGTCCCGCCGGAGCCGATGCCTCACTCGGCCGGGCAGCCGGGTGTGAGCGAACCCCTCGCGGTGGCAGCGTCCGCCGACGCAAACCACCCGGGTGAACCGGTGGCCGAGGGGCCGGGCGCGGGCGTGGCAGCCCCTGAGGTTACCCCGACTCAATCTGCCGCATCTGCCGAGCCGGGGGAACCGGAGTCCAAACCGCCCTTCGGCAGCGCGGGATCGGTGGGTTGAGAGGGTCCGGAGCGGGACTGAAACCGGGCGTGCCGGCTGTCAACCGCGGACCGGAGCCCGGGCTCCGTGCTTTTGGGCGCGCAATTCCCGGAGGCTCGAGCATTACGGACCGGGGACCGTTCGTGGCAGGGATCAAGCAGCCTCCCACTGTTCCCGCAGGAGTCGAACCGCGGCCGGGATGCTCTGGCGCGGATCCCCTTTGCTCCCGCACTCGAAGCTGATGAAGTTCTGGTAGCCGATGAATTTGAGCCCGCGGAAGCCGTCCACGTAATTGTCGCCCGGATCTTCACCGGGCATTTTACGTTCCT
Coding sequences:
- a CDS encoding GreA/GreB family elongation factor, coding for MREEFEKLALAGKIEPRHIEPLVRLATCGFCWHRSWGFGRIRSMDPVFARFTIDFAGRPGHTMDLAFASEALKPIPATHILARKALDLEGLRQLAATQPLELIRIVLQSYGGQATVEQIQQVLVPDVIPSDWKAWWDQVRRQMKKDGHFKVPLKKTEPVVYEETERTLDEQLLETFRAARGLKARLGVVAEVVKSLGDLQDREGLLRQLIEALNEDIASHQRTQPALALEAIFVRDDLRSQVGLAPAEGELTAVELWRTLEQPGAVLEALPAAKHRRALEAFREAWPDRWVQILLNSLNEVSARVCRELVDLLVREGHLEAVKDVLARHISHHTASSELLLWLARERSDTFADVLGPEVFRAMLTALERDQFNEKRTSRLQDFILEDAQLIADLTAAADIEVVKDLTRALQFSPVFDDMDKRSLLARLVKSHPAIQSLIVGEQSRQDTGFWVSWESLERRRAEYDELVHKRIPANSREIAIARSYGDLSENHEYKAAKEMQKILLRRKEELEAQLVRARGTDFSNFPADAVGPGTVVDLIDLTTGQRETLTVLGAWDSDPDRGIISYLSPVAQALMGHKPGEEVEFEVQGTVHRHRIEAIRPYRRAQGAAPAGESGGTRSDLTAGAPVGGDTGGTAESPGAGPEASAQPALQAPESGLSPAGSARTDSGPSTEPVPPEPMPHSAGQPGVSEPLAVAASADANHPGEPVAEGPGAGVAAPEVTPTQSAASAEPGEPESKPPFGSAGSVG
- the rsmB gene encoding 16S rRNA (cytosine(967)-C(5))-methyltransferase RsmB produces the protein MSAQRPREIAVRILTQHARTGLFLDTLLERELAEQPLSAADRRLCQELVYGVVRWRATLDWLIARKTDNPPQPQKLQDILRIGLYQIFWLDRIPDHAAVHETVELAKRLGLTAQAGFVNAILRSYLREAPATRQLLQDLQITAPHLGWSHPEWLVRRWLDRWGPDRTRQLLHWNNTPARNYGRVNHLKTTTADILRRWRSEENVECDVFRRDWFDDELVYELRRHPPLAKMPSFQDGWFYVQDPSTLLAVWSLQVRPGQRILDTCAAPGGKTTYIAQLLRNQGRILARDNDPERLEMLRENCQRLGVTCAEIQPTDASLPDWARAGFDRVLVDAPCSNTGVLRRRVDLRWRLQGDDLQRMPATQLQLLRQTAPHVRLGGLLVYSTCSLEPEENEQVVRAFLQTVPGFALEHERILLPFVDGVDGAYVARLRRKA
- the aspS gene encoding aspartate--tRNA ligase, which encodes MKRTHHCNELRPEHVGQTVTLVGWVHSRRDLGGVIFLDIRDREGRTQTVFDPSEVPAELFEQASSLRPESVVRVTGVVRRRPEGTANPKIATGEVEVLVRSLEVLNRADVLPFPVDDPEQAARVNEELRLRYRYLDLRRPEMLRNLKLRSKVAMATRAYLEEQGFLEVETPTLFKSTPEGAREFLVPCRNHPGLFYALPQSPQQFKQILMVAGVERYFQLARCYRDEDLRADRQPEFTQIDIEMSFVEREDIYELVEGLLARIWRVALGVELRRPFPRLRFRDAMDRFGTDKPDTRWGLELVDLSDVFRGSAFKVFQQAVAAGGVVKALNARGMAGVTQGQMEQLTQLAREFGAKGLAYIKVEGGEWKSPIVKFFSTAEKDALRTRLGVEEGDLILFAADEWQVACEILGRLRLQVIEWLQREGRLSVDPLRFDFLWVEDFPLLSFDKENNRWYSTHHPFTAPVPEDIPLLKTDPRRVRGQHYDVVVNGVELGGGSIRIHQPEVQKTVFEDVLQLPPDLVRARFGYMLEAFRYGAPPHGGIALGFDRLVALLCGTSSIRDVIAFPKTAKGTCLMTDSPGPVDPRQLRELHLELRVPAGKG